In Helicobacteraceae bacterium, the DNA window TTCCGCATCTTATCGATATGAAAAAACGCTACGGAGCCAAGATTGATCTAATCGGCGTGCTTGTGGAGAACAAAACCGCCGACGAACTCGCGGATTTTGTCGCGTTTCACCAGATAAACTACCCCGTAACGCTTGGCGCCGGCGCGTTCAGGCTCGCCGACGCGGTGGGCGGCGTGCGGCTGATTCCCGCGATGCATATCTACAGCGGCAAAGGCAAATATGTGTCGCACTTTGTGGGACCCACGCCGCAAGAGATGCTGGAAACTCGTATCAACTCGTTGCTTGAAGCCAATTAGTGCTGGACTTTCTTAAAAAAACGACGGATACGATCCGCGCGATCGTCCCCAAAACGCGCGCCGTTTCGCCCGAAGTTTTAGAGGAGGCGCTAATAGGCGCGGATATGGACTACGACGAGGTAGAGGCTCTGCTAGATCGCCTCGTGCAACCGATCACGCGCGATCGCTTAAGTTTCGGACTGCTGGAGCTGTTACCCGCTTTCGATCCGATCGAGATAACGCAAAAGCCGTTTGCGGAGTTGATTATCGGCGTAAATGGCGCGGGCAAAACCACCACGATCGCCAAACTCGCCAACCGCTATAAAAGCGAAGGGCTTAGCGTAATGTTAGGCGCGGGCGACACCTTCCGCGCGGCTGCCACGGAACAGCTAAAAGCGTGGGCGGCAAAACTGTCGCTGCCAATCGTCTCCGGCGGCGGCGATCCGTCGGCGGTCGCGTTTGACGCGATCTCTTCGGCGCTGGCAAAAAAATGCGATCGCGTCTTGATCGACACGGCGGGCAGGCTTCACACGCAAAAAAACCTAGCCGAAGAGCTAAAAAAAATCGTTCGCGTATGCGGCAAGGCGCATGCCGGCGCGCCGCATAGAAAACTGCTCGTTTTAGACGGGACGCAAGGGCGATCGGCTATCAATCAGGCGCGCGAGTTCAACGAGATAATCGGGATCGACGGCGTAATCGTTACCAAGCTAGACGGCACGGCAAAAGGCGGCGCGATCTACTCGATCTCGCGCCAACTGCAAAAGCCGATCTTGTATATCGGCGCGGGCGAAAAAGAGGGCGATCTGATCGATTTCAACGCGCGTAGCTTCACCGATAGCTTTATCGAACCTTTTTTCGAGCGGTAATCGGCGATCTAGCGTTAAGGCAAATAAGCGTTAAATGACGGCGCGGCAACGCGAATTTTAACGGAGCGTTATGTCAAAAGCGAAAACTTTTTTCGAGTGTCAGCTCTGCGGCGCGATCGCGCCGCGCTGGACGGGCAAATGCGCTAACTGCGGCGCGTGGGATAGTTTTGTCGAGGTAAAAGAAAAGCCCGAAACCAAAAATAGGCTAAGCGCGAGCGGCGCGGATAAAACCGCCGTCGCGATTACGGAGGTTAAAGAGGATAACTTTTTACGATACTCCACAGGCGAGGCGGAGCTTGATCGCGCGCTTGGCGGCGGGCTTGTTTCGGGCAGTCTCGCGTTGATCGGCGGTTCGCCGGGGGTTGGCAAATCTACGCTGCTGTTAAAGATCGCGGCAAACCTAGCCGAAAGCGGAAAAAAAATCCTATATGTCAGCGCGGAGGAGTCGGCGGGGCAGATTAGGCTTCGCGCGGAGCGAATCGGCGCGCTCAAAAAGAACCTGATGCTCTTGAACGAGATCGATTTACAGACAATCAAAGACGAGCTTGCCAACGATTACAACGCGGCGGTGATCGACTCGATTCAAACCATCTATTCAAGCGAATTATCCGCCGCGCCGGGTAGCGTTTCGCAGGTGCGCGAGATAACCTTCGAGTTAATGAGGATCGCCAAAGAGCGCGATATAGCGATCTTTATTATCGGGCATATCACCAAAGAGGGCGCGATCGCGGGACCGCGCGTGCTGGAGCATATGGTGGATACGGTGCTATATTTCGAGGGCGATAGCTCCGAAGAGTTGCGGATTTTACGCGCTTTCAAAAATCGTTTCGGCGGCACAAGCGAAATCGGGATTTTCGAGATGAAGCGCGAGGGACTAAAAAGCGCGGGAAATATCGGCGGCAGATTTTTCAACCGTCGCGAAAACAAGAGCGGTTCGGCGGCGACGATTACGATGGAGGGAACGCGCCCGCTTGTGCTGGAGGTGCAGGCGCTAGTTAGCGACGCTTTTAGCAATCCGCGTAGAAGTTCGACGGGTTTCGATCAGGCGCGGCTAACTATGCTGTTGGCGCTACTGGAAAAAAAGCTGGAGCTTCCGTTTAACCGCTACGACGTGTTTATCAATATCGCGGGCGGCATTCGCGTAAGCGAAACCGCCGCCGATCTCGCGGTGGTCGCGGCGATTTTAAGCAGCTTTCGCAACCGCCCGATCGGCGAAAAGACGCTGTTTATCGGCGAAGTGAGCTTGATCGGCGATATTCGCGAGGTTTCAAATATGGATCAGCGCCTAATCGAGGGCGTGGCGCAGGGGTTTGAAAAAGCGGTCGTCCCCCGCGCGCCTATGAGCAAAATCGATATTAAATGCTTTGTCGCCGAAGAGGTATCGAAGGTGATCGAATGGATGTAGATCGCTCTCGTAGCGCGCGATCAAGCCGTCGATATTGCGAAATGGCGCGGTTTTTGATCACTCTTTAGCGACGAAAGGCGGCGCGAAGCCGTTTAGCTCTAAGTTCGCGAGGTTAAATCCAGCCCTCGCCGCCGATTTAATTCCTCGCAAAGCTCTTAATATCGACTTTGCGGATAAAAGAGATAAATAAAGAGAGCGAAACGTAGGGTTAGATAAGCTCCAACTATTTTTTAATGTTAGGCGAGCGTATTTCGCCTTTTGCCGACAGGCGCTAAAACAATACGAAGCGCCTATTACGCCCTTGAAAATCTTATCGCGAATAATATTCGCCGCGCCTATGGGAGACCTATAGAAACGGAGGTTAAGTTTGCGCGGTTCTTTGAGACTTAAACGCGAAACATAACGTTAACGCAACGCCG includes these proteins:
- a CDS encoding TlpA family protein disulfide reductase; amino-acid sequence: MRYNFVMVTRTLFFIVAIALTFSGCDNHRASIAGAKTDFELKTLNGDIINARIEPSDGRFNDLVIDNDGKPTIYAFFTTVCPECAKEIPHLIDMKKRYGAKIDLIGVLVENKTADELADFVAFHQINYPVTLGAGAFRLADAVGGVRLIPAMHIYSGKGKYVSHFVGPTPQEMLETRINSLLEAN
- the ftsY gene encoding signal recognition particle-docking protein FtsY, which encodes MLDFLKKTTDTIRAIVPKTRAVSPEVLEEALIGADMDYDEVEALLDRLVQPITRDRLSFGLLELLPAFDPIEITQKPFAELIIGVNGAGKTTTIAKLANRYKSEGLSVMLGAGDTFRAAATEQLKAWAAKLSLPIVSGGGDPSAVAFDAISSALAKKCDRVLIDTAGRLHTQKNLAEELKKIVRVCGKAHAGAPHRKLLVLDGTQGRSAINQAREFNEIIGIDGVIVTKLDGTAKGGAIYSISRQLQKPILYIGAGEKEGDLIDFNARSFTDSFIEPFFER
- the radA gene encoding DNA repair protein RadA, with the translated sequence MSKAKTFFECQLCGAIAPRWTGKCANCGAWDSFVEVKEKPETKNRLSASGADKTAVAITEVKEDNFLRYSTGEAELDRALGGGLVSGSLALIGGSPGVGKSTLLLKIAANLAESGKKILYVSAEESAGQIRLRAERIGALKKNLMLLNEIDLQTIKDELANDYNAAVIDSIQTIYSSELSAAPGSVSQVREITFELMRIAKERDIAIFIIGHITKEGAIAGPRVLEHMVDTVLYFEGDSSEELRILRAFKNRFGGTSEIGIFEMKREGLKSAGNIGGRFFNRRENKSGSAATITMEGTRPLVLEVQALVSDAFSNPRRSSTGFDQARLTMLLALLEKKLELPFNRYDVFINIAGGIRVSETAADLAVVAAILSSFRNRPIGEKTLFIGEVSLIGDIREVSNMDQRLIEGVAQGFEKAVVPRAPMSKIDIKCFVAEEVSKVIEWM